From the Dunckerocampus dactyliophorus isolate RoL2022-P2 chromosome 12, RoL_Ddac_1.1, whole genome shotgun sequence genome, one window contains:
- the LOC129191441 gene encoding LOW QUALITY PROTEIN: olfactory receptor 52N1-like (The sequence of the model RefSeq protein was modified relative to this genomic sequence to represent the inferred CDS: inserted 1 base in 1 codon; substituted 1 base at 1 genomic stop codon), protein MIHREGGVSIKEGLIGQIRRCCWTPKDGLDKFHFSSTSWIVGIALDAVTLPYCGSNVIVQCYCDHIAITAPGCENMYKVXIAAFSLXMFSLLFPLAFVVFSYFVIIVTVTRMSGANGRMRTLSTCTPQLLVTGLYYLPRCFVYVANNVGFTFTFSVPARTIMVMMYSLWPAAINPLIYCSKTHGIRFSLHGEAEEEILC, encoded by the exons ATGATCCACCGGGAGGGAGGTGTTTCCATAAAAGAGGGGCTCATTGGGCAGATTAGGAGATGCTGCTGGACTCCCAAGGATGGGCTTGACAAG tttcaTTTTTCATCCACCTCGTGGATCGTGGGCATCGCCCTGGATGCCGTGACGTTGCCGTACTGCGGGTCCAACGTGATCGTGCAGTGTTACTGCGACCACATCGCCATCACGGCGCCGGGCTGCGAGAACATGTACAAGGTGTAGATAGCGGCCTTCAGCC GCATGTTCAGCCTGCTCTTCCCTCTGGCCTTTGTCGTCTTCTCCTACTTCGTCATCATCGTGACCGTGACGAGGATGTCCGGCGCCAATGGCCGCATGAGGACGCTGTCCACATGCACGCCGCAGCTGCTGGTCACGGGTCTCTACTACCTGCCCAGGTGCTTTGTGTACGTGGCCAACAACGTGGgcttcaccttcaccttcagcgtGCCCGCTCGTACCATCATGGTCATGATGTACAGTCTCTGGCCCGCCGCCATCAACCCGCTCATCTACTGCTCCAAAACACACGgcataagattttcattgcatg GAGAAGCTGAAGAGGAAATTCTGTGTTAG
- the LOC129191442 gene encoding olfactory receptor 52K2-like, with protein MEDPHNVSSALTLDSFNIAPEGVVPAFLFASLSYTIILFCNLILILTIVLNKHLHQPKNLFLLNMPINDLIGSSAFFLQLIKEMVTSSRSIEYLPCVAQAFFIHIYAAATVLILTAMAYDRYVAICLPLKYNSIMTHAHMMKIIGAVWVGCLLMIGVLFYLLLRLPRCRSKMAQLYCDNPSLLSLVCASTAVNNIFGLCIVAFTQVLANGMILYTYLHILVACFQSKRSDTKAKALQTCATHLFVFLLLECLGLFTIISYRVKHIPPNFRRFMGSSTLIFPPTLNPIVYGLKTQEIRENIMHFFRAATSSRSSNRALAPSH; from the coding sequence ATGGAGGACCCGCACAACGTATCCTCCGCTTTAACGCTGGACAGCTTCAACATAGCACCCGAGGGCGTCGTACCCGCCTTCCTCTTTGCCAGCCTCAGCTACACCATCATACTTTTCTGCaacctcatcctcatcctcaccaTCGTGCTGAACAAACATCTGCACCAGCCCAAGAACCTGTTCCTGCTCAACATGCCCATCAATGACCTGATCGGCTCGTCGGCCTTCTTCCTGCAGCTCATCAAAGAGATGGTGACCAGCAGCAGGAGCATCGAGTATTTGCCGTGCGTTGCTCAGGCCTTCTTTATTCACATCTACGCGGCGGCCACCGTGCTCATTCTCACCGCCATGGCCTACGACCGCTACGTGGCCATATGTTTGCCTCTGAAATACAACTCCATCATGACCCACGCGCACATGATGAAGATAATCGGCGCCGTGTGGGTGGGCTGTCTGCTGATGATCGGGGTGCTGTTCTACTTGCTGCTGCGTTTGCCTCGGTGTCGCTCCAAGATGGCGCAGTTGTACTGCGACAACCCGAGCCTGCTGAGTCTAGTCTGCGCCAGCACGGCTGTCAACAACATTTTCGGCCTCTGCATTGTGGCGTTCACGCAGGTGTTGGCCAACGGGATGATCTTGTACACGTATCTCCACATCCTGGTGGCGTGCTTCCAGTCCAAGCGCTCCGACACCAAAGCCAAAGCTCTGCAGACGTGTGCCACACACTTGTTTGTCTTCCTGCTGCTGGAGTGTCTGGGTCTTTTCACCATCATCTCATACCGAGTCAAACACATTCCCCCCAATTTCCGTAGATTCATGGGCTCTTCTACTTTGATTTTCCCCCCGACGCTCAACCCCATCGTCTACGGACTGAAAACTCAAGAGATCCGTGAAAATATAATGCACTTTTTTAGAGCAGCCACCTCATCCCGGAGCAGCAACAGAGCGTTGGCTCCCTCACACTGA